From a single Shewanella denitrificans OS217 genomic region:
- a CDS encoding type 1 glutamine amidotransferase domain-containing protein, whose protein sequence is MKYLIIFLSILFAVVLSPVQAGEAKKILIVASNMQDMGDPEQHDARNNLWEYAPPYHIFVSHGYEVDFVSPSGGPVAFMMDPLGISSYTIKYEHFLDKANASLTPKQVNPEDYAAVFIGGGYGTLFDVASNKTLLDIMAKIYENGGVLGSCGHGAGGFANVQLSDGKFLVNAKRVAGFPDSTEKEKSWAKQGTLLPFLVEEQLRKNSAVIVNKENIADKHEVIIDQRIVSTMFLPSAALVAKEMIILLEKR, encoded by the coding sequence ATGAAATATTTAATCATCTTCTTGAGCATCTTATTCGCGGTCGTCCTTAGTCCAGTGCAGGCGGGGGAGGCTAAAAAAATTCTTATTGTCGCTTCGAATATGCAAGATATGGGGGATCCAGAGCAGCATGACGCTAGAAATAACCTTTGGGAATATGCACCGCCTTACCATATCTTCGTTTCTCATGGATATGAAGTGGACTTTGTGTCTCCCTCTGGAGGGCCGGTCGCCTTTATGATGGACCCATTAGGGATCAGTAGTTATACGATAAAGTATGAACATTTTCTCGATAAGGCCAATGCTTCATTAACGCCTAAGCAAGTGAACCCAGAGGATTATGCCGCCGTTTTTATCGGTGGCGGCTATGGCACATTGTTCGATGTGGCCTCGAACAAAACATTGCTCGATATTATGGCTAAGATTTATGAAAACGGCGGGGTGCTCGGTAGCTGCGGTCATGGTGCCGGCGGCTTTGCTAACGTTCAACTGAGTGACGGTAAATTTTTGGTGAATGCAAAGCGAGTAGCGGGCTTCCCTGATTCAACGGAGAAAGAAAAATCATGGGCCAAACAGGGGACCTTGTTGCCATTTCTCGTTGAAGAGCAACTGAGAAAAAACAGTGCGGTTATCGTCAATAAGGAAAACATTGCCGATAAGCATGAAGTGATCATAGATCAACGCATAGTCTCGACCATGTTTTTGCCCTCTGCCGCCCTGGTGGCAAAGGAAATGATTATATTGCTTGAGAAAAGGTAA
- a CDS encoding nuclear transport factor 2 family protein, producing the protein MTQKTTMKHWRYLTLALSGMLLAPLTVLLPALVAASAPISAASTLVTVQQQQTPLFSEISTLDQGVFDAFNKCSDSAELKKHASYFDQDVEFYHDTGGVTWNRDDMIANTQKYACGNYRRELVPNSLKVVAVKEFGAIEQGVHRFCKLDSGDCEGMADFVIVWRQQDNKWLITRVLSYGHRTTEAPSQ; encoded by the coding sequence GTGACCCAAAAAACAACAATGAAACATTGGCGATATTTAACCCTTGCACTCTCAGGAATGCTCTTAGCACCACTCACGGTGCTACTCCCTGCATTAGTCGCTGCATCGGCCCCTATTTCAGCGGCCTCTACTTTGGTAACAGTTCAACAGCAGCAAACGCCTTTGTTTTCTGAGATTTCCACGCTAGATCAAGGGGTATTCGATGCCTTCAATAAATGTAGCGATTCCGCCGAGCTTAAAAAGCACGCCAGCTACTTTGATCAGGACGTTGAGTTTTATCATGACACGGGTGGTGTCACCTGGAATCGCGATGACATGATAGCCAATACCCAAAAATATGCCTGCGGCAATTATCGCCGCGAGCTAGTGCCCAATAGCCTTAAAGTGGTCGCTGTCAAAGAATTTGGCGCCATCGAACAAGGTGTGCATCGCTTTTGCAAACTTGATAGCGGCGACTGTGAAGGCATGGCTGACTTCGTCATCGTCTGGCGTCAGCAGGATAACAAATGGCTTATCACTCGAGTGCTAAGTTATGGACATCGCACCACCGAAGCGCCTTCGCAGTAA
- a CDS encoding sigma-54-dependent transcriptional regulator, which translates to MDNILIVDDNPSICSALALMLDIHGYQSVICYGPEAALNIMAEQDISLVIQDMNFSRDTTSGEEGKELFYALRQAQADVPIILMTAWTQLETAVELVKAGAADYMGKPWDDAKLINSIANLLAIYHLSKANQKLSRADAQRMASITQGNLCGLIFASGAMQRCVDLALQIARSDVSVLVTGPNGAGKDKIADILHANSPLKDKPFIKVNIGALPMDLLEAELFGAEAGAFTGANKVRIGRFEAADGGTLFLDEIGNLPLSGQVKLLRVLQTGEFERLGSHQTRKVNVRVLSATNSNLTEDIAKGRFREDLFYRLNVIELKLPSLHERLDDVLPLVQHFIGQGGSLSKPAQQALLNYTWPGNVRELENACKRAVLLAPSTVLTAEDFGFSGAELTQSSSHGAVTPKASLGSQAGTAPKLDHTFTSSSAQQATNVPSMGTQASSQVPSPANPPISQVDIELALVEHKGVIARVAKSLGLSRQALYRRMEKFGIQVDKS; encoded by the coding sequence ATGGATAACATCCTCATCGTCGATGATAATCCGTCGATATGCAGCGCCTTAGCCCTGATGCTAGACATTCATGGCTACCAAAGTGTGATTTGTTATGGGCCGGAAGCTGCGCTAAACATCATGGCAGAGCAAGACATCAGTCTTGTCATTCAAGACATGAATTTTAGCCGTGATACCACCTCTGGTGAAGAAGGCAAAGAGCTCTTCTACGCCCTAAGGCAAGCCCAGGCAGATGTGCCTATCATCCTAATGACGGCCTGGACTCAATTAGAGACAGCTGTGGAGTTAGTCAAAGCCGGCGCCGCCGATTACATGGGCAAACCATGGGACGATGCCAAGCTGATTAACAGCATAGCCAATCTGTTAGCCATTTATCATTTATCAAAAGCCAATCAAAAGCTGAGTCGAGCCGATGCCCAGCGCATGGCATCCATTACCCAAGGTAATTTGTGCGGGTTAATTTTTGCTAGCGGCGCCATGCAGCGCTGCGTCGACTTGGCGCTGCAAATTGCCCGCTCCGATGTTTCTGTGTTGGTCACAGGCCCCAATGGCGCTGGGAAAGATAAAATTGCCGATATTCTCCACGCCAACTCCCCCTTAAAAGATAAGCCCTTTATTAAGGTTAATATTGGCGCCTTGCCGATGGATTTATTGGAGGCTGAGCTTTTTGGCGCCGAAGCGGGGGCCTTTACTGGAGCCAACAAGGTAAGAATTGGCCGTTTTGAAGCCGCCGATGGTGGCACCTTGTTCTTAGATGAAATAGGCAATCTGCCGCTGTCTGGGCAAGTTAAACTACTCAGAGTGCTGCAAACCGGTGAGTTTGAACGCCTTGGTAGCCATCAAACGCGCAAAGTGAATGTGCGGGTGTTAAGCGCCACCAATTCCAATTTAACTGAAGATATTGCAAAGGGCCGCTTTCGTGAGGATTTATTTTATCGCTTGAATGTTATCGAACTTAAGTTGCCGTCATTACATGAGCGCCTTGACGATGTATTGCCCTTAGTGCAGCACTTTATTGGTCAAGGGGGGAGCTTGAGCAAGCCCGCCCAACAAGCACTGCTTAATTACACTTGGCCAGGGAATGTGCGCGAATTAGAAAATGCCTGTAAACGTGCGGTGTTACTGGCGCCTTCCACTGTTTTAACGGCCGAAGATTTTGGGTTTAGTGGGGCTGAGCTCACTCAGTCCAGCTCCCATGGTGCTGTGACTCCAAAGGCTAGTTTAGGCTCACAAGCGGGCACTGCGCCCAAGTTAGATCACACTTTTACAAGCTCAAGTGCCCAGCAAGCGACAAATGTACCAAGCATGGGCACACAGGCATCATCACAGGTGCCATCGCCTGCAAATCCACCTATCAGCCAAGTGGACATTGAGCTGGCGCTGGTGGAGCACAAGGGCGTGATTGCGAGAGTGGCGAAATCTTTGGGCCTCAGCCGTCAGGCGCTTTATCGGCGGATGGAAAAGTTTGGCATTCAGGTGGACAAATCATGA
- a CDS encoding ABC transporter permease, translating into MLHIKPIISSLLRSKSGPVLLLLQIILSVAIVANASFIIHERIALMQRDSGIAEEEILTFSLYNFDDRIDNAQQNKQDQRILAALPNVQAVTSTNMIPLSDSGWSDVYVDSPDKDIAKQTPNFAFYLGNEQMLDTLGVKLIEGRNFSAEEVIYSLTDAGAQAIISLPLAKAFWGDESPVGKTMYAGDSSIKIIGVVEKLHGAWVDTDNFEYSVIQNVDFGGEGKNKSYMLRAKKEHIPELKEAIVKALHQDNPNRVINQIKTIAEYKASSYRHHELMVAVLTLMVVLLLLITSLGLTGMVMFNIQRRTKQIGTRRALGAKKRDIISYFMVENYLICIVGGVLGGLLAIQLGQQLMKIYSLPMLEWQYPALTLAGLFVVTSLAVVVPATRAANISPATATRSA; encoded by the coding sequence ATGTTACATATTAAACCCATAATATCGAGTTTGCTGCGCAGTAAAAGTGGCCCAGTATTATTGCTATTGCAGATCATTCTCTCTGTCGCCATCGTCGCAAATGCAAGTTTCATTATTCATGAACGTATCGCCTTAATGCAGCGAGATTCAGGCATTGCAGAGGAGGAGATACTGACCTTTAGTCTGTATAACTTCGATGATCGCATCGATAATGCGCAGCAAAACAAGCAAGACCAACGCATTCTGGCCGCGCTGCCTAATGTGCAAGCGGTGACATCCACCAATATGATCCCTTTAAGTGATAGCGGTTGGTCCGATGTCTATGTTGATAGCCCAGATAAAGACATCGCTAAGCAAACCCCTAACTTTGCCTTCTATTTAGGCAATGAGCAGATGCTGGACACCTTAGGGGTTAAGCTGATTGAAGGTCGCAACTTTTCAGCAGAAGAAGTGATTTATAGCTTAACTGATGCGGGTGCACAGGCCATTATCTCATTGCCTTTGGCAAAAGCCTTCTGGGGCGATGAGTCTCCCGTAGGCAAGACCATGTATGCGGGGGATAGCAGCATCAAGATCATAGGCGTAGTAGAAAAGCTACACGGTGCCTGGGTTGATACTGATAATTTTGAATACAGCGTGATCCAAAACGTCGATTTTGGCGGCGAAGGCAAGAATAAATCTTATATGCTAAGGGCTAAAAAGGAGCATATTCCTGAGCTTAAAGAGGCCATAGTGAAGGCGCTGCATCAGGATAACCCTAATCGAGTCATCAATCAGATTAAAACCATAGCCGAATACAAGGCAAGCTCTTATCGTCATCATGAATTGATGGTGGCTGTGCTTACCTTAATGGTGGTGTTATTGCTGCTTATTACTTCGTTAGGTTTAACGGGCATGGTGATGTTTAACATACAACGCCGTACTAAACAGATAGGTACTCGCCGTGCATTAGGGGCCAAGAAACGCGATATTATCAGCTATTTTATGGTGGAAAATTACCTCATCTGCATTGTTGGCGGTGTATTGGGCGGCTTATTAGCGATACAACTTGGGCAGCAGTTAATGAAAATTTACAGCCTGCCTATGCTGGAATGGCAATATCCCGCATTGACCTTAGCGGGCTTGTTTGTGGTCACAAGTCTTGCCGTAGTAGTGCCAGCAACAAGGGCGGCTAATATTTCCCCTGCGACAGCGACCCGCAGCGCCTAA
- a CDS encoding sensor histidine kinase, translated as MSLKLSFLPWAKWSPMGKLSIVHKMMLISLLASVFGFLLATVVWLYTQGDFLLTGAIAAMLASSLMAWRLSRSFSHSLSALEVGLLNFKDNDFSVSLSTQGEGDFDNLALLYNQAAAQLRSERQFIYQRELLLDKVIQNSPNVMLLVDAELRIIYANTAARQLLHQGQLIEGLCLKQLCANLAPSFSEFLLGDKEGLFSLGEAEPETWHISRGQFSLNNQKHNLILLKQLTRELNRQEVAVWKKVIRIISHELNNSVAPIASMVNSGRLLTQDIDKPQLKLIFDTIENRTSHLSEFISHYAHFAKLPMPQRKIVDWGNLTAQLGQHYRFNLKVDLPQTPSYLDTMQLEQVLINLLKNAHESGSAVDAISLSIVEMTQPISGVTVCVEDAGSGMSSDVLEQALLPFYSTKQSGTGLGLPLCREIVEAHGGRISLQNRVPQGLKVSLWLPNEDA; from the coding sequence ATGAGCTTAAAACTTAGTTTTTTGCCATGGGCTAAGTGGTCGCCAATGGGCAAACTTTCCATAGTCCATAAGATGATGCTGATAAGCCTGCTGGCGAGCGTATTTGGTTTTCTGCTGGCAACGGTTGTCTGGCTTTATACACAGGGTGATTTTTTACTTACAGGTGCTATCGCCGCCATGCTTGCCAGTAGTTTAATGGCCTGGCGCCTTAGTCGTTCATTCTCCCATAGCTTGTCAGCATTGGAAGTGGGCCTGCTGAACTTTAAAGATAATGATTTTAGTGTGTCTTTGAGCACCCAGGGGGAAGGGGATTTTGACAACTTAGCCCTGCTGTATAACCAAGCAGCGGCGCAATTACGCAGTGAACGACAATTTATTTATCAGCGTGAGCTACTGCTGGATAAAGTGATTCAAAACTCCCCCAATGTGATGCTGCTGGTGGATGCTGAACTTAGGATTATCTACGCCAACACGGCAGCAAGGCAGTTATTACACCAAGGTCAACTTATCGAAGGCTTATGCCTAAAGCAGCTGTGCGCCAATCTAGCGCCAAGTTTTAGCGAGTTCTTGCTAGGTGACAAAGAAGGCTTGTTTTCATTAGGGGAGGCAGAGCCCGAAACTTGGCATATCAGTCGTGGCCAGTTTAGCCTTAATAATCAAAAGCATAATCTTATTTTACTCAAGCAATTAACTCGAGAGCTTAATCGTCAAGAGGTGGCGGTATGGAAGAAGGTCATTCGCATCATCAGCCATGAACTGAACAACTCAGTGGCCCCCATAGCCTCCATGGTGAATTCTGGGCGTTTATTGACTCAAGATATTGATAAGCCACAACTTAAACTGATTTTCGATACCATAGAGAATCGCACCTCACATTTAAGTGAATTTATTTCCCATTATGCGCACTTTGCCAAACTGCCCATGCCTCAGCGAAAAATTGTAGATTGGGGGAATTTAACGGCGCAATTGGGTCAGCATTACCGTTTTAACCTCAAGGTGGACTTGCCACAAACGCCAAGTTATCTGGATACCATGCAGTTAGAGCAGGTACTGATTAATCTGCTTAAAAATGCCCATGAGTCGGGCTCAGCCGTTGATGCGATTAGTCTGTCCATAGTGGAAATGACCCAGCCAATATCTGGGGTGACTGTGTGTGTTGAAGATGCTGGCAGCGGCATGTCTAGTGACGTATTAGAGCAGGCCTTATTGCCCTTTTATTCCACCAAGCAATCGGGCACAGGCTTAGGTTTACCCTTGTGCCGAGAAATTGTTGAAGCCCATGGCGGGCGCATAAGTTTGCAGAACCGGGTACCTCAAGGGTTAAAAGTCAGCTTGTGGTTGCCTAATGAGGACGCTTAA